The proteins below are encoded in one region of Sminthopsis crassicaudata isolate SCR6 chromosome 1, ASM4859323v1, whole genome shotgun sequence:
- the NR2F1 gene encoding COUP transcription factor 1 yields the protein MAMVVSSWRDPQEDVAGGNPGGPNPAAQPAREQQQQAGSAAPHTPQTPSQPGPPSTPGTAGDKGQGQPGSGQSQQHIECVVCGDKSSGKHYGQFTCEGCKSFFKRSVRRNLTYTCRANRNCPIDQHHRNQCQYCRLKKCLKVGMRREAVQRGRMPPTQPNPGQYALTNGDPLNGHCYLSGYISLLLRAEPYPTSRYGSQCMQPNNIMGIENICELAARLLFSAVEWARNIPFFPDLQITDQVALLRLTWSELFVLNAAQCSMPLHVAPLLAAAGLHASPMSADRVVAFMDHIRIFQEQVEKLKALHVDSAEYSCLKAIVLFTSDACGLSDAAHIESLQEKSQCALEEYVRSQYPNQPSRFGKLLLRLPSLRTVSSSVIEQLFFVRLVGKTPIETLIRDMLLSGSSFNWPYMSIQCS from the exons ATGGCAATGGTAGTTAGCAGCTGGCGAGATCCGCAGGAAGACGTGGCCGGGGGGAACCCAGGCGGCCCCAACCCCGCAGCCCAGCCCGCCCGGGAACAGCAACAGCAGGCGGGTTCGGCGGCCCCGCACACCCCTCAGACCCCGAGTCAGCCGGGACCTCCGTCTACCCCAGGCACGGCGGGGGACAAGGGGCAAGGCCAGCCCGGCTCGGGCCAAAGCCAGCAACATATTGAGTGTGTGGTGTGCGGGGACAAATCGAGCGGGAAACACTACGGCCAATTCACCTGCGAGGGCTGCAAAAGTTTCTTCAAGAGAAGCGTCCGCAGGAACTTAACTTACACATGCCGTGCCAACAGGAACTGTCCCATAGACCAGCATCACCGCAATCAGTGCCAATATTGCCGCCTCAAGAAGTGTCTCAAAGTGGGCATGAGGCGGGAAG cGGTTCAGCGAGGAAGAATGCCtccaacccaacccaacccagGCCAATATGCCCTCACCAATGGGGATCCCCTGAACGGTCACTGCTATCTATCTGGATACATCTCACTGCTGCTGCGGGCCGAGCCCTACCCTACCTCCCGCTACGGCAGCCAGTGTATGCAGCCCAACAACATCATGGGCATAGAGAACATCTGCGAGCTGGCCGCCCGCCTACTCTTCAGCGCCGTCGAATGGGCCCGCAACATTCCCTTCTTCCCGGACCTGCAGATCACAGACCAGGTGGCCCTGCTGCGGCTCACGTGGAGCGAGCTGTTTGTCCTCAACGCGGCGCAGTGCTCCATGCCCCTCCACGTGGCCCCGTTGCTGGCCGCAGCCGGCCTGCACGCCTCGCCCATGTCCGCCGACCGGGTCGTGGCCTTCATGGATCACATCCGTATCTTCCAGGAGCAGGTGGAAAAGCTCAAGGCCCTGCACGTCGACTCCGCAGAGTACAGCTGCCTCAAAGCCATCGTCCTCTTCACATCAG ACGCCTGTGGCCTGTCAGATGCCGCCCATATCGAGAGCCTGCAAGAGAAGTCTCAATGCGCCCTGGAGGAGTACGTGAGAAGCCAATACCCTAACCAACCGAGCCGCTTCGGCAAACTGCTGCTGCGGCTGCCTTCTCTGCGCACTGTCTCATCCTCAGTCATTGAACAGCTCTTCTTCGTTCGCTTGGTAGGTAAAACTCCCATTGAAACTCTCATCAGAGATATGTTACTGTCTGGGAGCAGCTTCAACTGGCCTTACATGTCCATCCAGTGTTCCTAG